The Cyclobacterium amurskyense genome contains the following window.
GGGCTGGCAATTGGGCTTAGTGCTGGTTTCCTGATTCTTCTTTATGTGAGCTTTGAACTCAGCTATGATCAGTTTCACAGCAAGGCAGACAGGATTTATCGGGTGGTATCGGATATTGAAACACCAACAAGTACCATAAAAAATAGTGAACCTGCCTGGGCTGTGCCACCTCACTTGCATACAGCATTTGAAGAAGTTGAATCAGCAGTAAGAATTCAGGAAACCCGTCTGTTGGTTCATCGCGATGGTAAAAGATACAACGAAAACAATGGTTTGGCAGTTGATCCGGATTTTTTCAAAATGTTTGACTTTAAACTTTTATCTGGAAATAAGGAAAATGCACTTGTAGCTCCTTTCAGCATTGTACTCTCTGAATCAATGGCAAAAAAGTATTTTGGAGATCTGGACCCCATTGGCGAGTCTTTGGATATTGAGGATTATGGTTTTGTAGGCAATGTAACAGCTGTGATGGAAGATATGCCTGTAAATTCCCATTTAAGGGCAGATATTTTGATCTCTTTAACCACTTTTTTTACTGAAAATTATAGTCCCAATTTGAATGACAATTGGGAAGGGTATGAGCCGGATGCCTATATATTGCTCAAGCCAAAGGTAAATGCCAAGGTATTGGAATCTAAATTCCCAGAATTCTTAGAAAGAAATGATGGGGAAGGGATGAAAAAACTCCAGGCCTACGTCACATTGTACCTGGAACCTTTTAAGGAGGTTTATCTGCGATCAGACCGATACAGAACGATAAGTGGAAACATTAACAATGTGTATACCCTATCAATTGTTGCCCTCTTTATTTTGTTGATTGCCAGTATTAATTTCATCAACCTTACTACTGCAAGGTCCACGGAAAGGGCCAGAGAAGTGGGAATACGCAAGGTAATTGGTGCTGAAAAAAGACAACTGGGCCTCCAGTTTATCGGTGAATCTACCCTCATTTGTTTACTGGCATTTTCCTTAACCCTTGCCATTACTTCGCTGATTCTACCTGCTTTTAACGATATGGCGGGTAAAACCATAGCTGAGGGTATTTTGTCTAATCCCTCTCATGTCTTGTCTATATTAGGAATCGCAATACTTATAGGAATATTAGCAGGTAGCTATCCTGCATTCATTTTGTCTTCATTTAAGCCTGTAAATGTATTGAAAGGCAGTTTTTCCAATGGAACGAAAGGGATTCTATTGCGAAAAGGGCTGGTCGTTACCCAATTCTCAATTTCCATAGCATTAATCATTGGTACCATTGTCATTTATCACCAGATGAGTTTTATGCGGAACCAGGATTTGGGGTTTGATAAAGAGCGGATGGTAATATTGAACTCCAGTAATACTGAGCTAAAAGATGGACTTGAGGCTTTACCTGGAGTAGTCTCAACGAGTTTGGTATCAAGCATTCCAGGAGGAGACAATCCTTTGGCCTATTCAAGGATTCAAAATGTAAACAATGACCAACAAATAGTAGATGTTGATGCCTATTTTGTGGATTTTGATGCCATTACTCAATTTGATATGAAGGTAGTTGCAGGAAGAGGTTTTTCCAGCCAGTTTCCAACAGACACTTTAGAAGCCATGGTAATTAACGAAAGTGCTGTGAAATTGCTGGGCTTTGCTTCTCCGAAGGATGCTCTGGAAGCCAAATTTGAGCAATGGGGGCGTTCAGGCAGGGTTGTCGGGGTAGTACAAGATTTTCATTTTAAGTCCTTAAAGGAAAACATTGATCCCCTTACCATGCGGGTGGACAGAGGTAGAAAAGGGCTTCTGACGGTTAAATTATCCTCAAATGATTTAACAAATACAGTAGCCTCCATTGAGGAAAAATGGAAGGCCGTTCTACCAAACGAACCCTTCGATTATTATTTTCTTGATGAATTCTTTGACCGTCAATACCGAGCTGACGAGCGATTCGGATACCTTATTTTTAATTTCTCTATGCTGGCCATTATTATTTCCTGTCTGGGCTTATTTGGCCTGGTAGCTTATAGTACTGTGCAGCGACGGAGGGAAATAGGCATACGGAAAGTGATCGGCGCATCCGTAATGGGCATCGTAAAACTTTTGTCCAAAGAATTTTTAAAACTAGTAGGACTCGCAATTATAGTGGCGTCTCCTTTGGCCTGGCTTGTTATGAATTATTGGCTGGAGGATTTTGCTTATCAAATAGAAATTCAATGGTGGGTTTTTGTCATGGCAGGTGCTATGGTTTTGACTATCGCACTGTTGACAGTAGGTTTTCATGCAATAAAAGCAGCGAATATTAACCCAGTTAAAAGTTTACGAACCGAATAAACCATAAAATCATGTATAAAAATTATCTAAAAATCGCCTGGAGAAATCTTACACGAAACAGAAGCTACTCTGCAATTAATATCGGGGGATTGGCACTAGGAATGGCTGTTGTCATCATGATCGGTCTATGGGTTCTGGATGAATTTACTTTCAATACCCACCATAAAAACCATGATAAGATTGCACAGGTTTACAATAGATCCAAAAACCTGGATACAAGTGAAATTGAGTCTTTTCCCTCTACGGTTTACATCATGGGTAGCGTTATAAAAGACAATTATTCAGATTATTTTACGCATGCAATACGTGCCACCTGGGTAGGGAATTATGTATTGACGAATGCGGGAGAAAATCACACCCAAACAG
Protein-coding sequences here:
- a CDS encoding FtsX-like permease family protein gives rise to the protein MYKNYLKIAFRNLWRHRGFSFLNIAGLAIGLSAGFLILLYVSFELSYDQFHSKADRIYRVVSDIETPTSTIKNSEPAWAVPPHLHTAFEEVESAVRIQETRLLVHRDGKRYNENNGLAVDPDFFKMFDFKLLSGNKENALVAPFSIVLSESMAKKYFGDLDPIGESLDIEDYGFVGNVTAVMEDMPVNSHLRADILISLTTFFTENYSPNLNDNWEGYEPDAYILLKPKVNAKVLESKFPEFLERNDGEGMKKLQAYVTLYLEPFKEVYLRSDRYRTISGNINNVYTLSIVALFILLIASINFINLTTARSTERAREVGIRKVIGAEKRQLGLQFIGESTLICLLAFSLTLAITSLILPAFNDMAGKTIAEGILSNPSHVLSILGIAILIGILAGSYPAFILSSFKPVNVLKGSFSNGTKGILLRKGLVVTQFSISIALIIGTIVIYHQMSFMRNQDLGFDKERMVILNSSNTELKDGLEALPGVVSTSLVSSIPGGDNPLAYSRIQNVNNDQQIVDVDAYFVDFDAITQFDMKVVAGRGFSSQFPTDTLEAMVINESAVKLLGFASPKDALEAKFEQWGRSGRVVGVVQDFHFKSLKENIDPLTMRVDRGRKGLLTVKLSSNDLTNTVASIEEKWKAVLPNEPFDYYFLDEFFDRQYRADERFGYLIFNFSMLAIIISCLGLFGLVAYSTVQRRREIGIRKVIGASVMGIVKLLSKEFLKLVGLAIIVASPLAWLVMNYWLEDFAYQIEIQWWVFVMAGAMVLTIALLTVGFHAIKAANINPVKSLRTE